The bacterium DNA window TCCTACAAACGAGATGAGTGGCAATCTCTTCCTCAGTTGGAGACGGAATTGCAGCAATATCGGGCATCTGCCGCTGCTAATCTCGCAGGAAGCAGATTCGTGAGTGTTGGTATTTCTGCGGTTGCTGATGGCAACGCGAAAGATGTAAGGCGCGAGATATTTGAGCGCGCGTTCGCCAGAACCGACCGGACGACAATCGACGACCC harbors:
- a CDS encoding transposase → VVDCRPVGSGERALKYLAPYIFRVAISNRRNTNTHESASCEISSGRCPILLQFRLQLRKRLPLISFVGF